One region of Flavobacterium pisciphilum genomic DNA includes:
- the priA gene encoding replication restart helicase PriA has protein sequence MHFVEVILPLSLAKTFTYRISEAEFNFIQKGMRVAVPFGKSKMYTALVLETHQNEPTLYEAKEIHQILDERPIATEIQIKHWLWIASYYMCAIGDVYRGAFPSGLLLESETMISYKTGAFVDQTALTDEEYLVYDALQHQSSLKVQDIVAILNKKNVFPILQKLIDKDIVVLEQEIQESYKPKLVRYVKLHDKFDSNQGLNELLDMLKNAAKQKEIVLAYFQLSAVEKKPITVKKLVEVSQSSSAVVKALIEKEVFEEYFLQQDRINFTGKSSEKELQLSQVQQTAFEEIKSSFVDKEVCLLHGVTSSGKTEIYIKLIEEYLATGRQILYLLPEIALTTQLVTRLRVHFGNKVAVFHSKYSNNERVEVWNQTLSNVENAQIIIGARSALFLPFANLGLLIVDEEHEQTFKQVDPAPRYHARDAAIVLANFHKAKVLLGSATPSLETYFNAQSQKYGLVTVTERYNNVRMPDIALVDLKDKYFRKRMTGHFSDVLTEAISEALTLGEQVILFQNRRGYSPIIECITCGHVPQCQQCDVSLTFHKHKNQLRCHYCGYSMAKPTNCHSCSSIDLTTKGFGTEQIEQELLALFPNARTGRMDQDTTRGKFGFEKIIDSFKNREIDILVGTQMLAKGLDFDNVSLVGIMNADNMLFHPDFRAFERSFQMMMQVSGRAGRSEKQGKVVIQTYNPNHNTIQQVTNNDYAGMYREQLYDRKIYKYPPYFRVIKLTIKHRDFDKLKEGSMWLYQVLSQNLNMPLLGPEEPAISRIRNEYIRTILIKIPQEMPLVGTKKTIQKILNSFEAVAQYRAIKVIVNVDFY, from the coding sequence ATGCATTTTGTAGAAGTCATTTTACCACTTTCATTAGCTAAAACGTTTACTTATCGTATCTCAGAAGCTGAATTTAATTTTATTCAGAAAGGAATGCGGGTTGCGGTACCATTTGGTAAGAGCAAAATGTATACGGCATTGGTACTTGAAACGCATCAAAATGAGCCAACTTTGTATGAGGCAAAAGAGATTCATCAGATTCTTGATGAGAGACCAATTGCTACCGAGATTCAGATAAAACATTGGCTTTGGATTGCATCCTATTATATGTGTGCTATTGGTGATGTGTATCGAGGGGCATTTCCAAGCGGATTGTTGTTAGAAAGTGAAACAATGATTTCGTATAAAACTGGAGCTTTTGTTGATCAAACAGCTTTGACTGATGAAGAGTATTTGGTTTACGATGCATTACAACATCAGAGCTCACTTAAGGTTCAGGATATTGTTGCTATTTTAAATAAAAAGAATGTTTTTCCTATTCTTCAAAAATTAATAGATAAAGATATTGTTGTTCTTGAGCAGGAAATACAAGAAAGCTATAAGCCAAAATTAGTTCGTTATGTTAAGTTGCATGATAAGTTTGATTCTAATCAAGGATTAAATGAGTTGCTGGATATGCTTAAAAATGCGGCTAAGCAAAAAGAAATTGTTTTGGCGTACTTTCAGTTGAGTGCAGTTGAGAAGAAACCAATTACAGTTAAGAAGTTAGTTGAGGTATCACAATCTTCGTCAGCTGTAGTAAAAGCATTAATTGAGAAAGAGGTTTTCGAAGAATATTTTTTACAGCAAGATCGAATTAATTTTACAGGTAAAAGCTCAGAAAAGGAATTACAACTAAGTCAAGTTCAGCAAACTGCCTTTGAGGAAATCAAAAGTAGTTTTGTTGATAAAGAAGTTTGTTTGCTTCATGGAGTAACATCAAGTGGTAAGACTGAAATATATATTAAGCTTATAGAGGAGTATTTAGCAACTGGAAGACAGATCTTGTATCTATTGCCTGAAATTGCACTAACTACACAATTGGTAACTAGATTACGAGTTCATTTTGGTAATAAAGTAGCTGTTTTTCATTCTAAATATAGCAATAATGAACGAGTTGAGGTTTGGAATCAGACCTTGTCAAATGTTGAAAATGCTCAGATAATAATAGGAGCGAGGTCGGCTTTGTTTTTGCCATTTGCTAATTTAGGTTTACTTATTGTTGATGAAGAACATGAACAGACCTTTAAGCAAGTAGATCCTGCACCGCGTTATCATGCACGTGATGCTGCAATTGTTTTAGCAAATTTTCATAAAGCTAAAGTGCTTTTAGGGTCTGCAACACCAAGCTTGGAGACTTATTTTAATGCACAATCACAAAAATATGGATTGGTTACAGTCACTGAGCGTTATAATAATGTTCGGATGCCAGATATTGCATTGGTGGATTTAAAAGATAAGTATTTTAGAAAACGTATGACTGGGCATTTTAGCGACGTTTTAACCGAAGCAATTTCAGAAGCGCTAACATTGGGAGAGCAAGTTATATTGTTTCAAAACAGACGTGGATATTCACCTATTATAGAATGTATTACTTGTGGGCATGTTCCTCAATGTCAGCAATGCGATGTGAGTCTTACTTTTCATAAGCACAAAAATCAATTGCGTTGTCATTATTGTGGGTATAGCATGGCAAAACCAACTAATTGTCATAGTTGTTCTAGTATTGACTTGACCACTAAAGGATTTGGTACGGAGCAAATAGAGCAGGAGTTACTTGCGCTTTTTCCAAATGCCAGAACAGGTAGGATGGATCAAGATACTACACGAGGTAAATTTGGATTTGAAAAAATCATTGATAGTTTTAAAAATCGAGAGATAGATATTTTGGTTGGAACGCAAATGCTAGCCAAAGGATTGGATTTTGATAATGTAAGCTTGGTAGGGATTATGAATGCCGATAATATGTTGTTTCATCCTGATTTCCGTGCTTTCGAGCGTAGTTTTCAAATGATGATGCAGGTGTCAGGGCGTGCAGGGCGTTCGGAGAAGCAAGGTAAAGTTGTGATTCAGACTTATAATCCCAATCATAATACAATACAGCAGGTAACTAACAATGATTATGCTGGAATGTATAGAGAACAACTGTATGACAGGAAAATTTATAAATATCCACCTTATTTTAGGGTGATTAAGCTAACGATTAAGCACCGTGACTTTGATAAATTAAAAGAAGGTTCGATGTGGTTGTATCAAGTTTTGAGTCAGAATTTGAATATGCCTCTGTTGGGACCTGAAGAACCTGCTATAAGCCGAATTAGAAATGAATATATTCGAACGATTTTAATTAAAATACCGCAAGAGATGCCTTTGGTGGGTACAAAAAAAACTATTCAGAAAATACTGAATAGTTTTGAAGCTGTTGCGCAATATAGAGCCATAAAAGTAATTGTGAATGTAGACTTTTACTAA
- the rpsR gene encoding 30S ribosomal protein S18 — MSTIEQSAKGKKDGDIRYLTPLNIETNKTKKYCRFKKSGIKYIDYKDADFLLKFVNEQGKILPRRLTGTSLKYQRKVSVAVKRARHLALMPYVADLLK, encoded by the coding sequence ATGTCTACAATAGAGCAATCAGCAAAAGGAAAAAAAGACGGGGATATCAGATATCTTACGCCTTTGAACATAGAAACAAACAAAACTAAAAAGTATTGTCGTTTCAAAAAATCTGGAATCAAATATATCGATTATAAAGATGCAGATTTCTTATTGAAATTCGTTAATGAGCAAGGAAAAATTCTTCCTCGTCGTTTAACAGGAACTTCATTAAAATACCAAAGAAAAGTGTCTGTAGCTGTTAAGAGAGCACGTCACTTAGCTTTAATGCCATATGTGGCAGATTTATTAAAATAA
- the rplI gene encoding 50S ribosomal protein L9: protein MELILKKDVQNLGFKDDVVSVKSGYGRNFLIPQGFASLATPSAKKVLAENLKQRAHKEAKIVDDAKKIAEALKALEIKIFAKAGGEKLFGSITNIDIAEALEKAGNSIERKFITSGIVKRTGKYAASIRLHRDVVVELPYEIVAEK from the coding sequence ATGGAACTTATTTTAAAGAAAGACGTACAGAATCTAGGATTTAAAGATGATGTAGTATCTGTAAAGTCTGGTTACGGTCGTAACTTTTTAATTCCTCAAGGTTTTGCTAGTTTAGCAACTCCTTCTGCAAAAAAAGTATTGGCTGAAAACCTAAAACAAAGAGCACATAAAGAGGCTAAAATTGTTGATGACGCTAAGAAAATAGCTGAAGCATTGAAAGCACTTGAAATTAAAATTTTCGCAAAAGCTGGTGGAGAGAAACTTTTTGGTTCTATCACTAACATAGATATTGCTGAAGCTTTGGAAAAAGCTGGTAACTCTATCGAAAGAAAATTTATTACTAGCGGTATCGTAAAACGTACTGGTAAATATGCTGCAAGCATTAGATTACACAGAGATGTTGTAGTTGAATTACCATACGAAATTGTTGCTGAAAAGTAA
- a CDS encoding LytR/AlgR family response regulator transcription factor, giving the protein MKLNCVVVDDSSIQRTIISKLVNNHPNLHLIGDFSNAIEARSCISLNNIDLIFLDIEMPVINGFDFLDGLKTKPQIIFITSKAEYALKAFDYDATDYLQKPIAIDRFNASVKRALDLYALRTDVKEDEGEHIFIKSNLKKLKIFTAKIKWIEAFGDYVRVVTEDDSNLVLSTMKSFENDLSKEKFIRVHKSYIINIDKVERFNSKFAEIGITKIPLSRNKKEDLVRALSITH; this is encoded by the coding sequence ATGAAACTAAATTGTGTTGTTGTAGACGATAGTTCTATCCAAAGAACTATTATCTCAAAGTTAGTCAATAATCATCCGAATTTACACTTGATTGGAGATTTTTCAAATGCAATCGAAGCTCGAAGCTGTATCTCTTTAAATAATATTGATTTGATATTTTTAGATATCGAAATGCCCGTTATAAATGGTTTTGATTTTTTAGATGGTCTAAAAACAAAACCCCAAATTATCTTTATTACCTCTAAAGCCGAATACGCTTTAAAAGCTTTTGACTATGATGCAACTGATTATCTCCAAAAACCAATAGCTATAGATCGCTTTAATGCCTCTGTTAAAAGAGCATTAGACCTATACGCCTTACGCACAGATGTAAAAGAAGATGAAGGTGAGCATATTTTCATCAAGAGTAACCTCAAAAAACTTAAAATTTTCACCGCAAAAATTAAGTGGATTGAAGCTTTTGGCGACTATGTAAGAGTTGTAACCGAAGACGATAGTAACCTGGTGCTTTCTACCATGAAATCTTTTGAAAATGATTTATCAAAAGAAAAATTCATTCGCGTACATAAGTCATATATTATAAATATTGACAAAGTAGAACGCTTTAATAGTAAGTTTGCCGAAATCGGAATCACCAAGATCCCATTAAGTCGAAATAAAAAAGAAGACTTAGTTCGTGCACTATCAATAACTCATTAA
- the rpsF gene encoding 30S ribosomal protein S6 → MNHYETVFILNPVLSEVQVKETVTKFEEFLTSRGAEMVSKEDWGLKKMAYEIQNKKSGFYHLFEFKVAGEVLIAFETEFRRDERVMRFLTVSLDKHAISWAERRRTKLKSTKA, encoded by the coding sequence ATGAATCATTATGAAACTGTTTTCATTTTAAATCCCGTTTTATCTGAGGTTCAGGTGAAGGAAACAGTAACGAAATTTGAAGAATTTCTTACTAGTAGAGGAGCTGAAATGGTATCAAAAGAGGATTGGGGCCTAAAGAAAATGGCTTACGAAATCCAAAACAAAAAAAGTGGTTTTTATCACTTATTTGAGTTCAAAGTAGCTGGAGAAGTTCTAATTGCTTTTGAAACTGAATTTAGACGTGACGAGAGAGTTATGCGTTTCTTAACTGTAAGTTTAGATAAACACGCTATTTCTTGGGCTGAAAGAAGAAGAACAAAATTAAAATCTACAAAAGCTTAA